A part of Kitasatospora kifunensis genomic DNA contains:
- a CDS encoding RNA-guided endonuclease InsQ/TnpB family protein, producing MHLRYSYRLYPTAGQCQALARTFGCARVVFNDGLAARKVAWRADRSRIALGALAKAVITDAKRTTERAWLAAVSVDALQSSLRDLDAAYRGFFDAVSGKRRGGGRVGLPVFKSRKEKRQSVRFSRNGFRIRGNGKLNLAKIGDVRVKWSRKLPADPSSVTIVLDPSGRYHASFVVDVEPEALPELDAEVGIDLGLATYAVLSDGAVIDNPRFLRKAEKRLKAAQRELSRKAKGSKNRAKARVKVAKAHAKVADTRKDWLHKQTTGIIRENQAIYLEDLNVRGLGRGRLAKSVHDAGWSTFRRMLEEKALRYGRHVGIVHRTFPSSQLCSACGHRDGPKPLAVRAWVCGACGVSHDRDLNAARNILAAGRADRLNAPGGPVRPGVAIPHQARPVERGTHRNAADMGRKPRADGAAGIPAP from the coding sequence GTGCATCTTCGGTACTCGTATCGCCTGTATCCGACGGCGGGTCAGTGTCAGGCGCTGGCCCGGACGTTCGGTTGTGCTCGGGTGGTGTTCAACGATGGGCTGGCCGCCCGGAAGGTCGCCTGGCGGGCGGATCGGTCGCGGATCGCGCTGGGGGCGTTGGCGAAGGCGGTGATCACGGACGCGAAGCGGACCACCGAACGGGCGTGGTTGGCCGCGGTGTCGGTGGACGCGCTGCAGTCCTCGCTTCGCGATCTGGATGCCGCGTACCGCGGCTTCTTCGACGCGGTGTCCGGCAAGCGGCGCGGTGGTGGCCGGGTGGGCCTGCCGGTGTTCAAGTCGCGTAAGGAGAAGCGGCAGTCGGTCCGGTTCAGTCGCAACGGGTTCCGGATCCGGGGCAACGGGAAGCTGAACCTGGCGAAGATCGGCGACGTACGGGTGAAGTGGTCCCGCAAGCTGCCCGCCGACCCGTCGTCGGTGACGATCGTGCTGGATCCGTCCGGGCGCTACCACGCGTCGTTCGTCGTCGACGTCGAACCGGAGGCGCTGCCCGAACTCGATGCCGAGGTGGGCATCGACCTGGGCCTTGCCACCTACGCGGTCCTGTCGGACGGCGCGGTGATCGACAATCCCCGGTTCCTGCGCAAGGCCGAGAAGCGGTTGAAGGCCGCGCAGCGGGAGTTGTCCCGCAAGGCCAAGGGGTCCAAGAACCGGGCCAAGGCCCGCGTCAAGGTCGCCAAGGCGCACGCCAAGGTGGCCGACACCCGCAAGGACTGGCTGCACAAGCAGACGACCGGGATCATTCGCGAAAATCAAGCGATCTACCTGGAAGATCTGAACGTGCGCGGCCTGGGCCGTGGCCGCCTCGCCAAGTCCGTCCACGACGCCGGCTGGTCCACCTTCCGCCGCATGCTGGAGGAGAAGGCGCTCCGTTACGGGCGCCATGTCGGGATCGTGCACCGTACGTTCCCCTCCTCCCAGCTCTGCTCCGCGTGCGGGCACCGCGACGGCCCCAAGCCACTCGCGGTCCGCGCGTGGGTGTGTGGTGCGTGCGGTGTGTCGCATGATCGTGACCTCAACGCTGCTCGTAACATCCTGGCCGCCGGGCGGGCGGACAGGTTAAACGCCCCTGGAGGGCCGGTCAGACCCGGTGTGGCAATCCCACACCAGGCACGGCCCGTTGAACGGGGAACCCACCGGAACGCCGCCGATATGGGGCGCAAGCCCCGTGCCGACGGCGCGGCCGGAATCCCCGCGCCTTAG
- a CDS encoding IS5 family transposase — MSEHKPYPSDLSDEQWSLIEPVITAWKDRHRSVSGHQGAYAMREIVNSILYQGRTGCQWTYLPHDLPPKSATYYYFAAWRDDGTDQVIHELLRCQVRERARRLEDPTLVVLDTQSVHVAAGVPASTTGRDPAKRVPGRKRGLAVDVLGLVIAVIVLAANTHDNAAGIALLDQVAEHAGGTVRKALVDQGFKNQVVAHGTQLGIDVEIVERNPQDRGFVPQPKRWRVEQTYGILILHRRLVRDYEHHPTSSASRIYWAMTQVMVRRLTGANTPSWRDPRAVSA, encoded by the coding sequence GTGAGTGAACACAAGCCGTATCCGAGCGACTTGTCGGATGAGCAGTGGTCGTTGATCGAGCCGGTGATCACGGCTTGGAAGGACCGGCATCGCTCGGTGAGCGGCCATCAGGGCGCCTATGCGATGCGGGAGATCGTGAACTCGATCCTCTACCAGGGCAGGACCGGTTGCCAGTGGACCTACCTCCCGCACGATCTTCCCCCGAAGAGCGCGACGTACTACTACTTCGCCGCCTGGCGCGACGATGGGACCGACCAGGTGATCCATGAACTCCTACGCTGCCAGGTCCGCGAGCGGGCCCGCCGATTAGAGGACCCGACGCTGGTGGTCCTGGACACGCAGAGCGTCCACGTTGCCGCCGGGGTCCCGGCCTCCACGACCGGCCGTGACCCCGCGAAACGGGTGCCCGGCCGCAAGCGGGGCCTGGCCGTCGACGTGCTCGGACTGGTCATCGCCGTCATCGTCCTGGCCGCGAACACGCACGACAACGCCGCGGGCATCGCTCTGCTGGACCAGGTCGCCGAACACGCCGGCGGCACCGTCCGCAAAGCCCTGGTCGACCAGGGCTTCAAGAACCAGGTCGTCGCGCACGGCACCCAGCTGGGCATCGACGTCGAGATCGTCGAACGCAACCCGCAGGACAGGGGCTTCGTCCCGCAGCCGAAGCGCTGGAGGGTCGAGCAGACCTACGGGATCCTGATACTGCACCGGCGTCTGGTCCGCGACTACGAGCACCACCCGACCTCCTCCGCCTCCCGCATCTACTGGGCCATGACCCAGGTCATGGTCCGCCGCCTCACCGGCGCGAACACGCCCTCCTGGCGCGACCCACGGGCGGTGAGTGCGTGA
- a CDS encoding S8 family serine peptidase yields the protein MLLGLVTVHSAAAQARSAGPTVNACPAPTASLAACFAVRRTDPAAVARQPGAATVPTGYGPADLRQAYALSSDSTATVAIVDAYDDPTAEQDLAVYRSQYGLAPCTAANGCFSKVNQSGASAPLPVPNAGWAGEISVDVDMVSAVCPHCHILLVEANSNGTGDLYAAEDQASANARFVSNSWGSLENPGELSADTHFEHPGVVITASTGDTGAGTLYPAASPQVTAVGGTTLQRSATPRGWTETAWSGAGSGCSGYEPRPSRQLSVATGCNGRAIADVSADADPSTGVAVYQTYGAGGWQVYGGTSVASPIVAGVYALGGVPGGADLPAAYPYTYPSALNDVTSGSNGSCGAPLCTAGPGWDGPTGLGTPAGTTAFSATHLWQFGVANGAWYADNVAAAPGGSAVGTPSVDSGATWVRGSDDHLREFVQQNGQWTVTDVTAATGVPVAGDPAAQGGGVYVRDTNDHLRQFYPSNGSWTAFDVTAASGVPIVGDLSLQSGGGGYAEDTNGHLRQFDVSNGVWVAFDVTAATGATIAGNPVTAAGVVYARDANNHLRQFFVSNGAWVTFDVSAATNALVVGDPALAGGVAYARSPSGDLLQFYVANGAWVVFDVTTATGVPIAGNPATVNGAEYARTASGHLVQFFVTGGKWVSFDVTAATGTPVSGDPLATGSAIWTT from the coding sequence GTGCTCCTGGGTCTCGTCACCGTCCACAGCGCCGCAGCGCAGGCCCGGTCGGCCGGCCCGACGGTCAACGCCTGCCCGGCGCCCACGGCCAGCCTGGCCGCCTGCTTCGCCGTCCGACGTACCGATCCCGCCGCCGTGGCCCGCCAACCCGGCGCCGCGACCGTGCCCACCGGGTACGGGCCGGCGGACCTGCGCCAGGCCTACGCCCTCAGCTCGGACAGCACCGCGACCGTCGCGATCGTGGATGCCTACGACGACCCCACCGCGGAGCAGGATCTCGCGGTCTACCGCAGCCAGTACGGGCTCGCCCCCTGCACGGCGGCCAACGGCTGCTTCAGCAAAGTGAACCAGAGCGGCGCGTCGGCACCACTGCCGGTGCCGAACGCGGGGTGGGCCGGGGAGATCTCGGTGGACGTCGACATGGTCTCGGCAGTCTGCCCGCACTGCCACATCCTGCTGGTCGAGGCCAACAGCAACGGCACCGGCGACCTGTACGCCGCCGAGGACCAAGCGAGCGCCAACGCCCGCTTCGTCTCCAACAGTTGGGGATCGCTCGAGAACCCTGGCGAGCTGAGCGCCGACACCCACTTCGAGCACCCCGGCGTCGTCATCACCGCGAGCACCGGGGACACCGGCGCGGGCACCCTCTACCCCGCCGCATCACCGCAGGTCACCGCAGTCGGCGGGACCACGCTCCAGCGGTCTGCTACCCCTCGGGGGTGGACCGAAACGGCCTGGAGCGGTGCCGGATCGGGCTGCTCCGGCTACGAGCCGCGCCCCAGCCGGCAGCTGTCGGTCGCCACCGGGTGCAACGGCCGGGCCATCGCTGACGTCTCCGCCGACGCCGACCCGAGCACCGGCGTGGCCGTCTACCAGACCTACGGCGCCGGCGGCTGGCAGGTCTACGGCGGCACGAGCGTCGCCTCGCCCATCGTCGCCGGCGTGTATGCACTGGGCGGTGTGCCGGGTGGCGCCGATCTCCCAGCGGCGTACCCGTACACCTACCCGTCCGCTCTCAACGACGTCACCTCCGGCAGCAACGGGTCCTGCGGAGCGCCCCTGTGCACTGCGGGACCGGGGTGGGACGGCCCCACCGGACTCGGCACGCCCGCGGGCACCACGGCCTTCTCCGCCACCCACCTGTGGCAGTTCGGCGTGGCCAACGGCGCCTGGTACGCCGACAACGTCGCGGCCGCTCCCGGCGGGAGCGCGGTGGGCACGCCCTCGGTCGATTCGGGAGCCACCTGGGTGCGGGGGAGCGACGACCACCTGCGCGAGTTCGTGCAGCAGAACGGCCAGTGGACGGTGACCGACGTGACCGCCGCCACCGGTGTCCCCGTCGCGGGTGACCCCGCGGCCCAGGGCGGCGGGGTCTACGTGCGCGACACGAACGACCATCTGCGCCAGTTCTACCCCTCCAACGGCAGCTGGACGGCGTTCGACGTCACCGCGGCGAGCGGCGTGCCGATCGTCGGGGACCTCTCCCTCCAGAGCGGCGGTGGCGGTTACGCCGAGGACACGAACGGCCATCTGCGCCAGTTCGACGTCTCGAACGGCGTCTGGGTCGCGTTCGACGTCACCGCGGCGACCGGCGCGACCATCGCGGGTAACCCGGTGACGGCCGCGGGGGTGGTGTACGCCCGCGACGCCAACAACCACCTGCGGCAGTTCTTCGTCTCGAACGGCGCCTGGGTCACCTTCGACGTGTCGGCGGCCACCAACGCACTGGTCGTTGGAGATCCGGCCCTGGCCGGCGGCGTCGCGTACGCCCGGAGCCCGTCCGGCGACCTCCTCCAGTTCTACGTCGCCAACGGCGCCTGGGTGGTCTTCGACGTCACGACCGCCACGGGCGTCCCCATCGCGGGCAACCCCGCGACGGTCAATGGCGCCGAGTACGCGAGGACGGCGTCCGGCCACCTCGTGCAGTTCTTTGTCACCGGCGGCAAGTGGGTCTCGTTCGACGTCACCGCGGCGACCGGCACCCCCGTCTCCGGGGACCCGCTCGCCACCGGTTCGGCGATCTGGACCACCTGA
- a CDS encoding alpha/beta hydrolase, with protein sequence MPAVPVPLDAELQVAYDAYMAEEPELAPMSLEMLAGIRAEVDAAVAALADLSCGGRFTVSQPSVPGLDGDPEIPLLVCTPAGAPTSRPVLYFMHGGGFFCNDHRTGLDQLLDMAERFGATLISVGYRLAPEHPYPAQINDAYAGLLWAADHADELGIDPHRIVVTGYSAGGGLSAALALTVRDKGGPHLLGQLLISPMLDDRNDSASAMQMDGIEFWDRSHNRFGWNSLLGDVQDGADVPQYAAPARATDLTGLTPAFLDVGSAECLRDEILAYADRIWQAGGKAELHVWPGGIHAFDREVPEARISKAAVAARHNWLERLLASD encoded by the coding sequence GTGCCCGCCGTGCCCGTTCCACTCGATGCCGAACTCCAGGTCGCTTATGACGCCTACATGGCGGAGGAGCCGGAGCTGGCGCCGATGAGCCTCGAAATGCTGGCGGGGATCCGCGCGGAGGTCGACGCCGCGGTGGCGGCGCTTGCGGACCTCAGCTGTGGCGGGCGCTTCACCGTCTCCCAGCCGTCGGTGCCCGGCCTGGACGGCGACCCCGAGATCCCGCTGCTGGTCTGCACGCCCGCCGGCGCGCCCACGTCGCGGCCGGTGCTCTACTTCATGCACGGCGGCGGCTTCTTCTGCAACGATCACCGCACCGGGCTCGACCAACTGCTCGACATGGCCGAGCGATTCGGAGCCACACTGATCTCCGTTGGCTACCGGCTCGCGCCCGAGCACCCCTACCCCGCCCAGATCAACGACGCCTACGCCGGTCTGCTGTGGGCCGCCGACCACGCGGACGAACTCGGCATCGACCCGCACCGCATCGTCGTCACGGGCTACAGCGCCGGCGGCGGCCTCAGCGCCGCGCTCGCCCTGACCGTGCGCGACAAGGGCGGCCCCCACCTGCTCGGCCAACTGCTGATCTCCCCCATGCTCGACGACCGCAACGACAGCGCCTCGGCCATGCAGATGGACGGAATCGAATTCTGGGACCGCAGCCACAACAGGTTCGGCTGGAACTCGCTCCTCGGCGACGTCCAGGACGGAGCGGACGTGCCGCAGTACGCTGCGCCGGCACGCGCCACCGACCTGACCGGCTTGACGCCGGCGTTCCTCGACGTCGGCTCCGCGGAATGTCTGCGCGACGAGATCCTCGCCTACGCCGACCGGATCTGGCAGGCCGGCGGCAAGGCCGAGCTGCACGTGTGGCCCGGCGGAATCCACGCCTTCGACCGGGAGGTCCCCGAGGCACGGATCAGCAAGGCCGCCGTCGCGGCGCGCCACAACTGGCTCGAGCGACTCCTCGCCAGCGACTGA
- a CDS encoding TetR/AcrR family transcriptional regulator: MPRWKPDARQRLVMAALGLFAEQGYDETTVAQISERAGLTRSTFFRHFADKREILTTGQTTLSRLLAEGIDAAPVDATPMMAVAAGLERASGEMTSFNRELSPLLHAAIEANTELQERNALKSIGMAAAMVDALKRRNVADPTAHVAAELGVLAFRLGYTRWADPSRDEDPGELAPHTRAAFDELRAAAAELR, encoded by the coding sequence ATGCCGAGATGGAAACCCGATGCCCGACAGCGCCTGGTCATGGCGGCGCTCGGCCTGTTCGCCGAGCAGGGCTATGACGAAACGACGGTCGCTCAGATCTCCGAGCGGGCAGGGCTCACGCGGAGCACCTTCTTCCGCCACTTCGCCGACAAGCGGGAGATCCTCACAACGGGACAGACGACGCTCAGCCGCCTGCTGGCCGAGGGCATCGATGCCGCTCCCGTGGACGCGACGCCGATGATGGCCGTCGCGGCCGGCCTCGAGCGAGCATCGGGCGAGATGACGTCGTTCAACCGCGAGCTCAGCCCGCTGCTGCACGCGGCGATCGAGGCGAACACGGAGTTGCAGGAGCGCAACGCGTTGAAGAGCATCGGCATGGCCGCGGCGATGGTCGATGCGTTGAAGAGACGGAATGTCGCAGATCCCACGGCGCACGTGGCCGCCGAACTCGGCGTGCTCGCGTTCAGGCTCGGATACACCCGGTGGGCCGACCCCAGCCGCGACGAGGACCCCGGCGAGCTGGCGCCCCACACGCGGGCCGCATTCGACGAACTCCGAGCGGCAGCCGCGGAGCTCCGCTGA
- a CDS encoding SDR family oxidoreductase — MRVFITGGTGLIGSAVVAELLAAGHSVTALARSDASAAIAKAAGAGVLRGGLADLEVLRTGAEQADGVIHLAFSNDFSSPDALARGIAEESAALTTLGDTLVGTDRPLVTVSGTPHVAGRASTEEDPLPLDGPVGGRSRSVTRALALASRGVRSSAVRLPRTVHNQGRGGFAGLLTDIARRTGVAGYPGEGAQRWPAVHALDAAVLFRLALEKAPAGSSWHAVADEGDSVRDIAAVIGRRLQLPVEPVPQERFGPLGPVFATDQPASSGHTRITLGWEPTRPGLLDDLENIEA; from the coding sequence ATGCGCGTCTTCATCACCGGCGGCACGGGCCTGATCGGCTCTGCCGTCGTCGCCGAACTGCTCGCCGCCGGCCACTCGGTGACCGCCCTCGCCCGTTCCGACGCCTCCGCAGCCATCGCGAAAGCCGCCGGCGCCGGCGTGCTCCGTGGCGGGCTCGCCGACCTCGAGGTGCTACGAACCGGCGCGGAACAGGCGGACGGCGTCATCCACCTCGCCTTCAGCAACGACTTCAGCTCGCCCGACGCACTCGCGCGAGGGATCGCCGAGGAGAGCGCCGCACTCACGACCCTCGGCGACACCCTCGTCGGCACGGATCGGCCGCTCGTCACCGTGTCCGGCACGCCCCACGTGGCAGGACGCGCATCGACCGAGGAAGACCCGTTGCCACTGGACGGACCCGTCGGCGGGCGCAGCCGGTCGGTGACCCGCGCACTCGCACTCGCCTCACGCGGCGTGCGCAGCTCGGCGGTACGGCTGCCGCGCACGGTCCACAACCAGGGCCGGGGCGGGTTCGCCGGGCTGCTCACCGACATCGCCCGCCGCACCGGCGTCGCCGGCTACCCCGGAGAGGGTGCACAGCGCTGGCCCGCCGTTCACGCGCTCGACGCCGCCGTCCTGTTCCGGCTCGCGTTGGAGAAGGCTCCGGCCGGGAGCTCGTGGCACGCCGTTGCCGACGAAGGCGACTCGGTACGCGACATCGCCGCGGTCATCGGGCGGCGGCTCCAGCTTCCGGTCGAGCCGGTGCCGCAGGAGCGTTTCGGTCCCCTCGGCCCGGTCTTCGCGACCGACCAGCCCGCATCCAGCGGTCACACCCGCATCACTCTCGGCTGGGAGCCGACGCGTCCGGGCCTGCTCGACGACCTGGAGAACATCGAAGCCTGA
- a CDS encoding SRPBCC family protein, producing MSTDYNDWTVGDSNTVTFKAPARFVFDLVTQARFWPEWHVASHGVGGVTERPYRIDDVVYEYGVLEDGSEQHLFWRVVAQEYAKSSLLIDDRLGAGLRYKLTEDGEGTTSFTRSTLYSPDSPFTPAQRAIVAQASAESVQGLHRHITALLEKERTSLPAASS from the coding sequence ATGAGCACCGATTACAACGACTGGACCGTGGGCGACAGCAACACCGTCACCTTCAAGGCCCCCGCCAGGTTCGTCTTCGACCTTGTCACGCAGGCCCGCTTCTGGCCCGAGTGGCACGTCGCCAGCCACGGCGTCGGCGGCGTCACCGAGCGCCCCTACCGCATCGACGATGTGGTCTACGAGTACGGCGTCCTCGAGGACGGCAGCGAGCAGCACCTCTTCTGGCGGGTGGTCGCCCAGGAGTACGCCAAGTCCTCCCTCCTCATCGACGACCGTCTCGGCGCGGGCCTGCGGTACAAGCTCACCGAGGACGGCGAGGGCACCACCAGCTTCACCCGCAGCACCCTTTACAGCCCCGACTCCCCGTTCACCCCCGCCCAGCGCGCCATCGTGGCCCAAGCCAGCGCCGAAAGCGTGCAGGGCCTGCACCGCCACATCACCGCCCTGCTGGAGAAGGAGCGCACCAGCCTGCCCGCGGCCTCCTCGTAG
- a CDS encoding winged helix-turn-helix transcriptional regulator, whose protein sequence is MSDERRPGRQVSVNEVLARAGDVREAFDTIANTWSLLILLALRGGTLRYNELKRTVGGVSERRLSQTLKMLERDGVVDRKLVRSIPSHVEYSLTPTGEVVVDSLGELLTTIIGFSPQVAAARRRYDEKQTQAQENPEQSA, encoded by the coding sequence ATGAGTGACGAACGACGGCCGGGGCGCCAGGTGTCGGTCAACGAGGTGCTCGCGCGCGCCGGCGACGTGCGGGAGGCCTTCGACACCATCGCCAACACCTGGTCGCTGCTCATCCTGCTCGCACTGCGGGGCGGCACGCTGCGCTACAACGAACTCAAGCGCACCGTGGGTGGAGTCAGCGAGCGCCGGCTGTCGCAGACGTTGAAGATGCTCGAACGCGACGGAGTGGTGGACCGGAAGCTGGTGCGTTCCATCCCGTCCCACGTCGAATACAGCCTCACCCCCACAGGCGAGGTGGTCGTCGACTCGCTCGGTGAGCTGTTGACCACGATCATCGGGTTCTCGCCACAGGTCGCAGCCGCGCGGCGGCGCTACGACGAGAAGCAGACCCAAGCCCAGGAGAACCCGGAGCAGAGCGCCTGA
- a CDS encoding AAA family ATPase, whose product MTTLFLMVGLPGAGKTTRARQLAAEHGALRLTPDDWMIPLFGGAEADGKRDVLEGRMLWLALEAVKLSTNVVVDYGCWSRDERSAIRWLVEAEDACFRMVYLPVDDETQRARIAHRWATAPEETLPMSEADILHGRAHFEEPDAAELEGLRAVGPPPGWAGWREWAADRWPSFA is encoded by the coding sequence GTGACCACGTTGTTCCTGATGGTCGGCCTGCCAGGGGCCGGAAAGACCACGAGGGCTCGGCAACTCGCCGCAGAGCACGGCGCGCTGCGCCTGACGCCCGACGACTGGATGATTCCCCTGTTCGGCGGGGCGGAGGCGGACGGGAAGCGCGACGTGCTGGAAGGGCGCATGCTCTGGCTTGCCTTGGAGGCCGTCAAGCTGAGCACCAACGTCGTCGTGGACTACGGCTGCTGGTCACGGGACGAGCGGTCTGCGATCCGCTGGCTGGTAGAGGCCGAGGACGCGTGCTTCCGCATGGTCTACCTGCCGGTGGACGATGAGACCCAACGCGCCCGTATCGCCCATCGCTGGGCGACCGCCCCCGAGGAGACGTTGCCGATGTCCGAGGCCGACATCCTGCACGGGCGGGCGCACTTCGAGGAGCCCGACGCGGCGGAGCTGGAGGGCCTCAGGGCCGTCGGCCCGCCGCCCGGCTGGGCGGGCTGGCGGGAGTGGGCCGCCGACCGGTGGCCGTCGTTCGCGTGA
- a CDS encoding RNA-guided endonuclease InsQ/TnpB family protein, which yields MHLRYSYRLYPTAGQCQALARTFGCARVVYNDALAARKAAWRADRSRIALGALAKAVITDAKRTAERAWLAAVSVDALQSSLRDLDAAYRGFFDAVSGKRRGGRMGLPVFKSRKDSRQSIRFSRNGFRIRGNGKLNLAKIGDVRVKWSRKLPADPSSVTIILDGAGRYHASFVVDVEPEALPELDAEVGIDLGLATYAVLSDGTVIDNPRFLRKAEKRLKAAQRELSRKAKGSKNRAKARIKVAKAHAKVADTRKDWLHKQTTRIVRETQAIYLEDLNVRGLARGRLAKSVHDAGWSTFRRMLEEKAARYGRTVGIVHRMFPSSQLCSVCGHRDGPKPLAVRAWVCGACGVSHDRDLNAARNILAAGRADRLNAPGGPVRPGVAIPRQARPVERGTHRNADGTGRKPRADGAAGIPAR from the coding sequence GTGCATCTTCGGTACTCGTATCGCCTGTATCCGACGGCGGGTCAGTGTCAGGCACTGGCCCGGACGTTCGGTTGTGCTCGGGTGGTCTACAACGATGCGCTGGCCGCTCGGAAGGCCGCCTGGCGGGCGGATCGGTCGCGGATCGCGCTGGGGGCGTTGGCGAAGGCGGTGATCACGGACGCGAAGCGGACGGCCGAGCGGGCATGGCTGGCCGCGGTGTCGGTGGATGCGTTGCAGTCCTCGCTTCGCGATCTGGATGCCGCGTACCGCGGCTTCTTCGACGCGGTGTCCGGCAAGCGGCGCGGCGGCCGGATGGGTCTGCCGGTGTTCAAGTCCCGCAAGGACAGCCGGCAGTCGATCAGGTTCAGTCGCAACGGGTTCCGGATCCGTGGCAACGGGAAGCTGAACCTGGCGAAGATCGGCGACGTACGGGTGAAGTGGTCCCGCAAGCTGCCCGCCGACCCCTCGTCGGTGACGATCATCCTTGATGGGGCGGGGCGCTACCACGCGTCGTTCGTCGTCGACGTCGAACCGGAGGCGCTGCCCGAACTCGATGCCGAGGTGGGCATCGACCTGGGCCTTGCCACCTACGCGGTCCTGTCGGACGGCACGGTGATCGACAACCCCCGTTTCCTGCGCAAGGCCGAGAAGCGGCTCAAGGCCGCGCAGCGGGAGCTGTCCCGCAAGGCCAAGGGCTCCAAGAACCGGGCCAAGGCCCGCATCAAGGTCGCCAAGGCGCACGCCAAGGTGGCCGACACCCGCAAGGACTGGCTGCACAAGCAGACGACCAGGATCGTTCGCGAAACCCAAGCGATCTACCTGGAAGACCTGAACGTGCGCGGCCTCGCGCGTGGCCGGCTGGCCAAGTCCGTCCACGACGCTGGCTGGTCCACCTTCCGCCGCATGCTGGAGGAGAAAGCCGCCCGCTACGGGCGCACCGTCGGGATCGTGCACCGTATGTTCCCCTCCTCCCAGCTCTGCTCCGTGTGCGGGCACCGCGACGGACCCAAGCCTCTCGCGGTCCGCGCGTGGGTGTGTGGTGCGTGCGGTGTGTCGCATGATCGTGACCTCAACGCTGCTCGTAACATCCTGGCCGCCGGGCGGGCGGACAGGTTAAACGCCCCTGGAGGGCCGGTCAGACCCGGTGTGGCAATCCCACGCCAGGCACGGCCCGTTGAACGGGGAACCCACCGGAACGCCGACGGCACAGGGCGCAAGCCCCGTGCCGACGGCGCGGCCGGAATCCCCGCGCGTTAG
- a CDS encoding SDR family oxidoreductase, producing MAESTLSNTRVVVVGGSSGIGRAVARRAADAGARVVVGSRSEEKLADTAKEIDGITTGVIDVTDEESVRAFFADLDTIDHLVLCPGDMAAGSVYEVPLEAVRRSFDTKIIGPLLCIRHAGRKIAPTGSIVLLAGSGGFKPYPDLSATAAANTGIGGLGRSLAVELAPIRVNVVVAGLIDTPLWDFVPAEARANLFAQTVASTPVGRIGQPDDVAHTVLQLLENTFTTGALSLVDGGSTL from the coding sequence ATGGCTGAAAGCACCCTGTCCAACACCCGTGTCGTCGTGGTCGGCGGCAGCTCCGGCATCGGCCGCGCGGTGGCCCGCCGGGCCGCCGATGCCGGCGCGCGGGTCGTGGTCGGCTCGCGTTCCGAGGAGAAGCTCGCCGACACGGCTAAGGAGATCGACGGCATCACGACCGGCGTCATCGACGTCACCGACGAGGAGAGCGTGCGTGCCTTCTTCGCGGACCTGGACACCATCGACCACCTGGTGCTCTGCCCCGGCGACATGGCAGCCGGCTCGGTCTACGAGGTGCCGCTCGAGGCGGTCCGCCGCTCGTTCGACACGAAGATCATCGGCCCGCTGCTCTGCATCCGGCACGCCGGGCGCAAGATCGCGCCCACCGGCTCGATCGTGCTGCTCGCCGGCAGCGGCGGCTTCAAGCCCTACCCGGACCTGAGTGCGACGGCCGCCGCCAACACCGGCATCGGCGGCCTGGGCCGCTCGCTGGCCGTCGAACTGGCGCCGATCCGGGTGAACGTCGTGGTGGCCGGCCTGATCGACACCCCGCTGTGGGACTTCGTCCCAGCTGAGGCCAGGGCAAACCTGTTCGCCCAGACCGTGGCGAGCACCCCCGTCGGCCGGATCGGGCAGCCCGACGACGTCGCGCACACCGTGCTGCAGCTGCTGGAGAACACTTTCACCACCGGGGCGCTGAGCCTCGTGGACGGTGGCAGCACCCTCTGA